From Saccharibacillus brassicae:
CAGTTCTTTGCCCTGCGGATACGGCTCGACCCCGGTATATTGGCCCGGCAGACCGTAGGTCGACCGGGTAATGTCCCAACTCTTCAGTTCTTCCTGACGCAGCCACTGGCGCTGCGACAGCTCATGGATAAAACGGTTCAAACGCTGCATAGCTTCTCATTCCTCTCCGACGATAAAGTCGATACTGTGGGTATCCTGCACATGACGGCCGATCCGCAGCCGGAACAGTCCCGGTTCGACGACCGATACAAGCTCCGGTCCGATATAGCGGAGCTGCTCCGCGCCGATGTCAAAATTCACTTGCCGGCTCTCGCCCGGTTCCAGCCACACTTTCCGAAACCCTTTCAGTTCATTCGCGGGACGGGTCGCGGCGCTGACCGCGTCGGAGACGTAGAGCTGGACGACTTCCGCTCCCGCGCGCTCCCCGGTATTGCGAACCGTTACCGACACGGTCGCACGGCCGCCGGCTTCGATCTCGGCCGGCGCCAGCCGGCTCTGCGACAGCTCAAGATCCGAATACTCGAACGACGTGTAGCTGAGCCCGTAGCCGAACGGATAGCGCGGCTTCGAATCGTCTTCCAGATACCGTTTGCCGCGCGAGCGCTTGCCGAGGTAATGGACCGGCAGCTGCCCGACATGCTTGGGCACCGAGATCGTCAGGCGGCCCGACGGATTGACGTCGCCGAGCAGGATGTCGGCGATCGCATGGCCGCCTTCCTGCCCCGGATACCATGCTTGCAGCAGCGCAGGCACATGATCTTCCACCCACGGCTCCACGACCGGGCGCCCGCCGATATAGACCACGGCGACCGGCTTGCCGGATGCCGCCGCGCTCACTTCGCGGATCAGGTCGAGCTGCACGCCCGACAGCCCCAGCGTCATGCGGTCGATGCCTTCGCCGCAGTCCATATCGCTGACCGCCTCGCCCGTGACCATCGAAGCTCCGGTCCGCAGGTCGATCGTGCCTTCGCCGAAATCGCGGGCGCTCGACCCGCCCATGACGAGCACGACGGCGTCCGCTTCCGCCGCGCATTCCAGCGCCCGCGCGAAGCCTTCGCGCGATTCGCCGCGAATGCGGCAGCCCGGCGCGTACGAGACGCGCTCCGCTCCCAGCCGCTCGGTCAGGCCGCGCAGCACGGTCGCGACGCTCCCTTCCGGCTGCGGCGACGTGTAATCGCCGAGCTGGTTGTAGCCGCGGTCCGCATTCGGACCGATGACCGCCACGCGGCCGGTGCTGCCCGCAAGCGGCAGCACGCCTCCGTCGTTCTTGAGCAGAACGACGCTCTCGGCCGCAAGCGCCCGCGCAAGCCGCACATGCTCTTCGCTGCCGATGATATCGGCGGCCCGCTGCGCGTCGGCGTACGGGCTCTCGAACAGCCCGAGCCGGAACTTGAGCTTCAGCACGCGCAGCGCCGCGCGGTCCAGCACGTCCGCTTCCAGCCGGCCGGCTTCGAACGCCGCCAGCAGATGGCGGCCGAACATCTCGCCGGACATCTCCATGTCGATGCCGGCACGCAGCGATTGCAGCGCCGCGTCTTCGCCGTCTTCGGCCGTATCGTGCCCGGCCGCCAGCATGTCGATCGCGCCGCAGTCCGTAATGACCGGACCGTCGAAGCCCCATTCGCCGCGCAGGATGCCGCCGAGCAGACGCTCGTTCGTCGTGCACGGCACGCCGTCGATCTCGTTGTAGGCCGGCATGATCGAAGCCGCTCCCGCCCGAACCGCCCGCTCGAACGGATACAGGTCGACTTCGAGCAGCTCGCGCCAGCCCATATGTACGGGGCCCGCGTTGCGCCCCCCTTCGGAAGCGCCGTAGCCCGCAAAATGCTTCAGCGTCGCCGCGACGCTATCTCGCGCGTCGAGCCGCTGCCCCTGCAGCCCTTCCACCGAAGCGACCGCCATTTCGCCGATCAGGAACGGATCTTCCCCGAAGCATTCTTCGGTCCGGCCCCAGCGCGGATCGCGCACGACGTCGAGCACCGGCGAATACGTCGCCGCTCCGCCCTGCGCCCGCGTCTCCGCGGCGACCGCCCGGCACATGTCCCGGTACAAGTCGACGTTCCACGTGCTGCCGATCGCGAGCGGCACCGGGAACACCGTGCCTCCGATCGCCATATGCCCGTGCGAGCATTCCTCGCCGATCAAGAGCGGCACGCCGAGCCGCGAATATTCCACGGCGTAGCGCTGGATCTCGTTGACCGCTTCGGCGCCTTCCGCCGGCGACAATCCGGTCGCAAGCGTGACGCCCGTCCACGGATCGGCCCGCAGCGTGCCGTAGAGCGAACCGACGTCGCCCGCGCGCACCTGCTCTTTGAAACTTTCGGTCAATTCCGCTTTTCCGCCCTGGCGCGAGTACGTCATCCAGCCGAACGGCTGAATAAGCTGCCCCACTTTTTCGCGCGCCGTCATCGCGGCAAGCAGCAGCTCCGAGCGCTGACCGGCCGACAAGTCTCTGTTCATCCAGGGTCTCTCCGTCACCGCAACTCTTGTCTGTTCCGTCATGGGCGGTCCTCCTCTTTGGCGTGCGGACGCGCTGCGTCCGCCGTGCTCTTTTTTTCAATCCGAATGTTATTCCGAACTCCGACTTATTCTTTCACCGCTCCGAGGGTCAAACCCTGCACGAAATAGCGTTGGAAGAACGGATAGGCGAAAATGATCGGCAGCGTCGCCAGCACGACCATCGCCATGCGCGCCGTATCCTGCGGCAGCGATTGGAGCGCAGCCATGCTGATATTGCTGTTGGCCGAGTTTTGCTGGATAAACTGCATGCTCGATTCGATCCGCATCAGCATGGACTGGAGCGGCACCAGATTCGGATTGTCGATATACAGCAGCGCGTTGAACCAGTCGTTCCAATACCCGAGCGTGCTGAACAATCCGATCGTCGCAAGACCCGGCAGGGACAGCGGCACGATAATTTTGAAAAAGATGCGGAACTCGCCGGCGCCGTCGATTTTGCCCGATTCGACGAGCGCGTCCGGCACGCTGGTCGCGTAGAACGTACGCAGGATCATGACGTAGAACGCGTTCATCGCGAGCGGCAGCACGAGCGCCCAGATACTGTTCTTGAGCCCGAGCAGCTGCGCCACGATCATGTAGGTCGGGATGATACCGCCGTTGAACAGCATCGTCAAGATAGCGAAGATGGAGAAAAAGCGGCGGTAGCGGAAATTGCGGCGCGAGATCGCGTACGAGTACAGCGCGATCATGAACAGGCTGAGAATCGTGCCGATGACCGTGACCGCGATCGTCACCCCGTAAGCCCGCAGCAGCGTATCGCCGCTCTCGAAGATGTATTGGTACGCGCCGAGACTCCATTTGGACGGAATCAACCGGTAGCCTTCGCTTGCCAGCACGCTTTCGTCCGTAAGGGAGATAATGACGACGAACAGAAACGGAAACACGCACATAAAAGCAAAGATGCCGGCGATCAGGTTGAAAATGACGTTCCATACCGGCGTAATCTGTTGAAAATCTCGGATCGCTTTCGGTTTGCGGGCCATGAAGACACCTTCCTTTCTTGAACTTCCTTATGCAAAAATCGCTTGAGCAATCTGCTTTTTTTAGAACAGCGAGCTGTCTTTGTCGATCCGGCGCACCACGTAGTTCGCCACGATGACAAGCGTGAAGCCGACGACCGATTGATACAGGCCCGCGGCGGCGCTCATGCCGATCTCTCCTGTCGTCATCAGTCCGCGGTAGACGTACGTATCGATAACGTTCGTCACGGCGTACAGCGTGCCCGAGTCTCTCGGCACCTGGTAGAACAGCCCGAAGTCGGCGTAGAAGATCCGGCCCACGGCCAGCAGCGTCATGATCGTAATGATCGGCGTCAGCATCGGAATGGTGATCCGGCGAATCTGCTGCCATTTGTTCGCGCCGTCGATCATCGCCGCTTCGTACAGCGACCGGTCGATGCCGAGGATTGCCGCCAGATAGACGACGCTGTTATAGCCAACCATTTTCCACAGATTGACGAAGACGAGAATATACGGCCAATACTTCGGATCCGAGTACCATTGAACCGGCTCCATGCCGACCCAGCCCAGCATCTGGTTCAGCAGGCCGCGGTCCATGCTCAGGAAGCTGAACACAAAGTAGCCGACGATGACCCAAGAGAGGAAGTACGGCAGGAACATGCCCGTCTGATAAATTTTCGACATTTTCCGGCTGACCAGCTCGGACAAAATAATCGCCATCAGTACCGAGAACACCAGGCCGAGCGCAATGAACGCGATGTTATACAGCAGCGTGTTCCGCGTGATGACGAAGGCGTCTTCCGTACTGAACAGAAATTTGAAGTTGTCCCAGCCGACCCACTCGCTGTTGAAGATGCTTGCCCAGAAGCCTTTGCGGCTGACGCGATATTCCTTGAACGCCACGATCGTGCCCGCAAGCGGCAGGTACGAGAAGAAGAAGAACCAGATCGCACCCGGCAGCACCATGAACAGCAGCACTTTGTTGCGGTTTATGTTTTTCAAAAAGTTTCCCATAGTCGTGTTGCCCTCCTTGTCGCCCCGAAATCGGTATAAAAAGAATCGGGCGTGTGCCTGCCCGCCCGATTCCCGTTTTGGTTTGCTGATCCGAACGCCCCGGCTTGATCACCGGGTCGTTCGCTTGATGGCCCGCCTGTTTATTTGCCGTTTTCGGCTTTCCAGGCGTCGAGCTGCGTCTGTGCTTCGGCCATGACTTTCTCAAGCCCGGCCTGGTTGAACTTCTCGATGGCCTGCGGCAGATACGTTTCCGGATCGACCGTACCGGTCATCAGGGAAGACCAGAACTGCTCCTTGACGTTCTGCACGGCGGCGAGTTCGGACGAGACGTTCTTCGGATCGAAGTTGAAGCTGAGGATCGGCGAATCGACGCCCGCTTCGTTGAACGTTTTGAACTCGTCCCATTTGTTCTCGGGATCGTTCGGGTTCAGGTAGAGCAGCATGTTGTTGCCGAGCGAGTACGACGGCATGTCGTAGTTTTTCGCTTCCGGCAGGTTCTCGACCCGGTTGTCGGCCGTTTTGTTGTAATGCGTGCCTTCGATGCCGGAATCGACCATGTTGCGCAGCACCGGATCGGTGTTCAGCAGATTCAGGAACTCCATCGCTTTCTCCGGGTATTCGGAGTTGGCGGAGATCGCCATCATCGAACCCTGCACGGAGTTGTTCGTGATGATCGCGTCGCTGGCCGGCGTCGAGACGACGGGGTAGCCGTAGCTTGCGCTCCACGAGTTGTCGGCGAGCGGTTGGGTCTGCGCGCGGTCAAGCAGCCATTTGCCGGAAGTCATCAGATCGGTCGTCGAACCGGTCGTGGCGGCTTCGGGAGCGACGTAGCCCGCTTTGTAGTATTTGTTCATCGTGGTCAGCGCCTCTTTCATCTCCGGCGTTTCGAGGATGTTCACGATTTTGTAATCCGTCGTGTCCAGCTTGACCGCCATCGGCAGATTCTGGATCACGTAGTCGTAAGGTACGTACGGCACGTAGTTTTTGTCCATCGCGAACGGCGTAATATCCGGCGCTTTGTCTTTGACCGTCTTGAGCAGCGGCTCCAGGCTGTCCAGCGTACGGACGCCGTCGGTCTTGACGCCGTATTCGTCGGCGACCGTTTTGTTGAAGCGCCACACTTCCTGCTGCGGCAGCTCTTTGTTGGCCGGAATCGCGTAGTTGTGGCCGTCGACTTTGGAGCCTTCGAGGAAAGCCGGGTCGATCGTGTCCTTGATGTCCTTGCCGTATTCGTCGATCAGGCTGTCGAGTTCCATAAACGCGCCTTTGCGCGCATTTTGCACGTAATCGAAGCCGCCGGACGACGTGAAGATGATGTCCATCGGTTCGCCGGAAGCGACCAGTACCTGCATCTTCTGCTGGTAATCGCCCCAGTCGATCATCTTCATCGTAACGTTCGCGCCGATCTTCTCGGCTGTATATTTGCTCACTTCGGTCATGACCTTGTCCACGTCTTTTTGCGGCGTGCCGATCGTGTACCAGATCAGGTCGACCGGATTCTCCGCGTCGCCTTCGCCGCCCGATGCCGCATTCCCCCCGCCGCCTCCGCATGCGGAAAGCGCGAGACTGAGCGCCGCCAACATCGAGATCGCGACCGAACGTCTTTTTTTGCCTTTGTGCATAAAATTGGCCTCCTCTTTTGAATAGCTGTCTGTGTGTGCTGCCTTGTCTTGCCGTAAGAACTATCTTTACTCTAAATCATGAAAGCACTTTCAAAAAGGATTGAAATCCAATATATCGGTGTACAAAATAAAGAAAAGACCGCCCTAAAGGCGATCTCTACCATGAAAATGAAAGATTAATTTACATGAAAATAACATGAAAACCACCATTGGTTCGGCTTGGTTTGGCTAACGGATTGGATTGCATATCCTTTGGAGCACCGAATCAAGCCTCGCCCGAACTTCATTGCAGCGTTTTGTACTCCGTCGGCGAGATGCCCACGTACTTTCTGAACTGTTTGTAAAAATAGCCCGTCTCCCAGTAACCGACGCTGCGCGAAATGTCCTGCACTTTGTGGCTCGTCGTGCGCAGCTTTTCTTTGGCACGTTCGATCCGGTATTTGTTGAGGTAGTCGGTGAACGTCTCGCCCGTTTCTTTGTGGAACAGCTGCCCGAGGTAGACGGGATGCACGTGATACTGCGAGCCGAGCATTTTGAGCGACAGCTCTTCGCCGTAATGGGCGGCGACATGGCCGAGCACCTGCTGCACGACCGGACTGCGCGTATCCCGGTTCAGCATGCCGACCGTTTCTTCGGCCGCCCGACGAACCGCTTCGACCAGTTCTTCCATATGCGTGGCGGTGCGAATGCGTTCCAGCACCTGCAGAAACGGCTCGCCGTCGTCCTCGCGCTTGACTTCGCGCAGCACGGCGCGAAAATCGGCGCAGACGCCGAGCGCGATATCCTGCAGCTCTTCCGGCGTCATGCCTTCGGCTTTGCTGATCGCGGCCATGTCTTCGCCGATCCGCTTCGTCAGCCCTTCGCGGTCGCGGGCCAGCACGAGGCGCCCGTACTCGCGCCCGAGATCGGCGCGCAGCGTGCCGGACACGTCCGCCGCCGAAGACGCGTCGGCCGGCGGCGCGTAGCGGAACAGTCGCCGCTCCGGGTCGACCAGCGCATATTCCAGCGCTTTCTTCGCTTCGCTCCGGCTGACCGGGCCGTGCTGCGGCAGCGGTCCCGCGCTGCCGATACCGATCCGCAGCCCGTCTTCGCGCAGCCGCTCCTCCAGCCTGCGGGCGATGCCCGTCAGCTTCTCTTCGTCTTCGTGCGCGGCAAGCGTCACGACGACGGCCGCGTCGCCGTCCATATCGCGGAACACGATGCAGTCCGCTTCGCCCTGCAGCGCTTCTTCGGCCCGCCGAGGCAGCTCTTCGCTGTGGTCGGCCGAGCGCAGAATCAGCACGCCGAGAGACGTATGGCCGAAATGGAGGCCGAGCAGGCCGGCCCGTTCGTCGAACTCGGCCTGCGAGATCTGGTCCGTCAGCCAGCGGTGCAGCACGTTGTCGCGGATGATCCGCGCTCCGAACACGCCGAAGCGTTCTTCGCGCTCGGCCCGGCGCAGCTTCTCGGTCACGTTGGCGAGCGTCGCTTCCAGTTCCT
This genomic window contains:
- a CDS encoding carbohydrate ABC transporter permease codes for the protein MARKPKAIRDFQQITPVWNVIFNLIAGIFAFMCVFPFLFVVIISLTDESVLASEGYRLIPSKWSLGAYQYIFESGDTLLRAYGVTIAVTVIGTILSLFMIALYSYAISRRNFRYRRFFSIFAILTMLFNGGIIPTYMIVAQLLGLKNSIWALVLPLAMNAFYVMILRTFYATSVPDALVESGKIDGAGEFRIFFKIIVPLSLPGLATIGLFSTLGYWNDWFNALLYIDNPNLVPLQSMLMRIESSMQFIQQNSANSNISMAALQSLPQDTARMAMVVLATLPIIFAYPFFQRYFVQGLTLGAVKE
- a CDS encoding ABC transporter permease, whose protein sequence is MGNFLKNINRNKVLLFMVLPGAIWFFFFSYLPLAGTIVAFKEYRVSRKGFWASIFNSEWVGWDNFKFLFSTEDAFVITRNTLLYNIAFIALGLVFSVLMAIILSELVSRKMSKIYQTGMFLPYFLSWVIVGYFVFSFLSMDRGLLNQMLGWVGMEPVQWYSDPKYWPYILVFVNLWKMVGYNSVVYLAAILGIDRSLYEAAMIDGANKWQQIRRITIPMLTPIITIMTLLAVGRIFYADFGLFYQVPRDSGTLYAVTNVIDTYVYRGLMTTGEIGMSAAAGLYQSVVGFTLVIVANYVVRRIDKDSSLF
- a CDS encoding ABC transporter substrate-binding protein — its product is MHKGKKRRSVAISMLAALSLALSACGGGGGNAASGGEGDAENPVDLIWYTIGTPQKDVDKVMTEVSKYTAEKIGANVTMKMIDWGDYQQKMQVLVASGEPMDIIFTSSGGFDYVQNARKGAFMELDSLIDEYGKDIKDTIDPAFLEGSKVDGHNYAIPANKELPQQEVWRFNKTVADEYGVKTDGVRTLDSLEPLLKTVKDKAPDITPFAMDKNYVPYVPYDYVIQNLPMAVKLDTTDYKIVNILETPEMKEALTTMNKYYKAGYVAPEAATTGSTTDLMTSGKWLLDRAQTQPLADNSWSASYGYPVVSTPASDAIITNNSVQGSMMAISANSEYPEKAMEFLNLLNTDPVLRNMVDSGIEGTHYNKTADNRVENLPEAKNYDMPSYSLGNNMLLYLNPNDPENKWDEFKTFNEAGVDSPILSFNFDPKNVSSELAAVQNVKEQFWSSLMTGTVDPETYLPQAIEKFNQAGLEKVMAEAQTQLDAWKAENGK
- a CDS encoding glycoside hydrolase family 3 N-terminal domain-containing protein codes for the protein MNRDLSAGQRSELLLAAMTAREKVGQLIQPFGWMTYSRQGGKAELTESFKEQVRAGDVGSLYGTLRADPWTGVTLATGLSPAEGAEAVNEIQRYAVEYSRLGVPLLIGEECSHGHMAIGGTVFPVPLAIGSTWNVDLYRDMCRAVAAETRAQGGAATYSPVLDVVRDPRWGRTEECFGEDPFLIGEMAVASVEGLQGQRLDARDSVAATLKHFAGYGASEGGRNAGPVHMGWRELLEVDLYPFERAVRAGAASIMPAYNEIDGVPCTTNERLLGGILRGEWGFDGPVITDCGAIDMLAAGHDTAEDGEDAALQSLRAGIDMEMSGEMFGRHLLAAFEAGRLEADVLDRAALRVLKLKFRLGLFESPYADAQRAADIIGSEEHVRLARALAAESVVLLKNDGGVLPLAGSTGRVAVIGPNADRGYNQLGDYTSPQPEGSVATVLRGLTERLGAERVSYAPGCRIRGESREGFARALECAAEADAVVLVMGGSSARDFGEGTIDLRTGASMVTGEAVSDMDCGEGIDRMTLGLSGVQLDLIREVSAAASGKPVAVVYIGGRPVVEPWVEDHVPALLQAWYPGQEGGHAIADILLGDVNPSGRLTISVPKHVGQLPVHYLGKRSRGKRYLEDDSKPRYPFGYGLSYTSFEYSDLELSQSRLAPAEIEAGGRATVSVTVRNTGERAGAEVVQLYVSDAVSAATRPANELKGFRKVWLEPGESRQVNFDIGAEQLRYIGPELVSVVEPGLFRLRIGRHVQDTHSIDFIVGEE
- a CDS encoding response regulator transcription factor; protein product: MYKVFLVDDEPFIIEGLMDIIDWASFGLEVVGSALNGREALEALRDTPADLLLTDISMPEMTGLELIRRVREFRPELKVIVLSGFNEFDYLKEGMRLGIENYLLKPINVEELEATLANVTEKLRRAEREERFGVFGARIIRDNVLHRWLTDQISQAEFDERAGLLGLHFGHTSLGVLILRSADHSEELPRRAEEALQGEADCIVFRDMDGDAAVVVTLAAHEDEEKLTGIARRLEERLREDGLRIGIGSAGPLPQHGPVSRSEAKKALEYALVDPERRLFRYAPPADASSAADVSGTLRADLGREYGRLVLARDREGLTKRIGEDMAAISKAEGMTPEELQDIALGVCADFRAVLREVKREDDGEPFLQVLERIRTATHMEELVEAVRRAAEETVGMLNRDTRSPVVQQVLGHVAAHYGEELSLKMLGSQYHVHPVYLGQLFHKETGETFTDYLNKYRIERAKEKLRTTSHKVQDISRSVGYWETGYFYKQFRKYVGISPTEYKTLQ